Genomic DNA from Anaerolineales bacterium:
GCCAGCGGGCTCCGTCCATGTTCCACTGCGGCGCGAGGAAGTGATGAAGTCTCCCGTTCTTACGGCTGGCATACTCGTCCGGCTTGCTTCGGCCACCGCCTGCACCTTGGCTGAGCCCGGGCGCGCGACCGTGCCACGCAGCGGCCCGCCCACCCCAGCGGCGGTGGCGCTGATCTCGGCGACGTCTTCCTTGCCTCCGCCAACGATGCGAGCGGCCTCAGCTTACTCGCCAAGCGAAGCGATCGATCGGCGCGGGGCCGAGCTGCGGCTGACCGCATTCGATCTTGGCACGCCCGGCCTAGCCCTCACCGTGTGGCTCAGCGGCTTGCCCCCTGGAGTGGGCTCTCCGCCGAACTTCGGATCTCCGATCTTCGCCGAAGTTGTGGTCTTCGATCGGAGACAGGGCGTGCCGATCGAATGGGCCTCGCAGGGAGGCGGCGGGGGTGGAGGCAGCCGGCGAGAGAAGGCGGAGCGCCCCGCCTCGTGACGCAAGATCTCGCCTTCTGTGAGTAGCACTGCCACAGGGGATGGCCAAGGAGAAACCGCTGCCGATGGACAAGCGAGAGATCTTTCTGACCCCGCAAGGAGCCGAACGTCTGCGCGCCGAGCTTGAGGAGCTGCGCGGCCCACGCCGGCTAGAGCTGGCGGCGCGCCTGCGCCACGCCGTACAACAAGGCGATCTCAGCGAAAACGCCGACTACATCATCGCCAAGGAAGAACAGGGGTTCCTCGAAGGAAGGATTCAGGAGCTTGAGAGTGTGCTCAGACTGGCGATCATCGCCGACGGCCCGCGTGAGCAGGGCGTGGTTACTGTTGGCAGCACCGTTGTCGTGGCGGAAGGCGACTCACCGCCCGAGACGTATCAGGTTGTGGGGGTCAAGGAAGCCGATCCGGCCTCGGGCCGCATCTCGCATGAATCGCCCTTTGGAGCGGCCTTGATGGGACGGCATGCCGGCGAGACAGTACCGGCCGCCACGCCTGCGGGTGAAGTCCTGCTGCGCATCCTTGAGGTCCGATAAGCACGGCGGGACGGGCGCGCGCCCGTCCCGTTGTCATGCCAAGCCCGCTGACGCCTACCCCGACTTGCGCGAGGCTCGCAGCTCAATCGTCAAGCGCTCAAAGAAGCTCTCCGCCGGAAGCGCCGATTCGGCGTACACCAAATCGACAACCCGAACCTCGACCAGCAGCGAGGCCGTCTCCAGCGTGACCACTCCCCCGCTGGCAGCGAGGACCGGGTCCCCCTTGGCTGCCAGCCGGGCGCGGGTCTCGTGATCGTTGAAGGCAAACCGGCTGAGCAGAACCTTGGTGACGGTCTGGATGTCGTTCTTGTCGAAGAGCCAGATCTCCAGTGCGGTAACCTTCTTGGGCTCGCCGACCCCGATGAGGTCACCCAGTCCCACGCCGCATTCACCGAGGAAATCCCCGGCCGGGCTTTCGATGCTGAAGGAGTCGTCGTACAGGTCGTCCCCCAGGGTGTAGATGGTGCGGAACATCGCCAGGGGAGCCTCTGCCCCCTTGCGAGGCGTCGAGGCTGGAGCCGAAGCCTGCCCGGCGGCTGCCCCAGGCCGATAGACCTCGCCAACAGTTTCCTCGGCCGGCATCCCAGCGTAGGCGTCGGAAGGCTCGTCCGTCCGACCGCGCGACCGCTCGCGACGCGCCGCTCGCGACCTCCACAGCACGGCGCCCCCAAGCAACAGCCCCAACACCGCCGTTAGACCGCAAACCGGCAGAAGGTATTGAGCGGCCGCGCCCCCGGCCCCAGCGGGCGGTGTCGGCGTCCCGGCGGGCGCCTCGGCCTGATAGATCTCGATTAGGGCGTAGAAGTTTTGAATCGAGGTGTCGCTGACCTCGCCCGGGTTGGCCGCGACCTCGGCCAGCGCGGCCGGGCCGTCCTCCCCCAAGGCCTCATAGCGCTGCATTGCCAGGTCGGCGTTGCGGTTGACCGAATACGAATCGATCACCATGCGCATGTAGTCGACCTGCAGGTCGGACCGGAGCGAATCCGGAGCAGCGTCGGTCCACTCTACAGGGAAGACCACCCACCCCAGGAACAGCCCGATGGCGATGCCGGCAACAACCGCCAGCCCCGCCAGCACAGGTGGTCGTCCGACCATTTCCTTTGCTCGCAGCATGCGTCCCTCACTCAAGTCGGTCCACTTTCGCCCGAGGCTGCGATTCTAGACCTCGGCTACGCCCTCGGCAAGCCGCCATGGGTGCAGGTTCTATGCCGCTTCCTCGTCTGGCATGACCACCGACCGCTCGTAGCGGGTGCCGCAGGCCATGCAGGCGACATGGGTCCTGTTCTCCACCACCAGCAGGCCCCCGCAGTTGCCGCACTCGCCTGGCACAGGTCGCTTCCAACTTGTGAAGTCGCAATTGGGGTAGTTCTCGCAGCCGTAGAACGTGCGGCCCTTGCGGGTCCGGCGCTCGATCAGGTCTCCCCCGTCCTTGGGGCATCGGACACCGATCTTCTCCAGCCATGGCTCGGTGTGGCGGCAATTCGGGAAATCCGAGCAGCCGATGAACTTGCCGTACCGGCCGTGGCGGACCAACAACGGCCTGCCACACAGCGGGCAGGCCCGCTCCAGGATCTCCGGCTCCGCCTTGACCTCCGGCATATCGATAATCGCCTGCTTGAGCTGTTCGGCGAAAGGCGTGTAGAAGTCGCGCACGACCTCGGTCCATTCTCGGCTCCCGGAGGCGACATCGTCCAGTTCGGCCTCCATCCGGGCCGTGAAGCCCAGATCAACGATCTCCGGGAAGTGATCCACGAGGAGGTCGTTGACGGTCATCCCGATTTCCGTCGGAAACAGCCTCTTCGCTTCCCTGCGGACGTAGCCTCGTGCTTGCAGCGTTGACAGAATCGGAGCGTAGGTCGAAGGCCGCCCAATCCCATTGTCCTCCAACGCCTTCACCAGGCTGGCCTCGGAAAAGCGCGGCGGCGGCTGGGTGAAATGCTGTTCTGACTTCAGGTCCAGCAGATCCAGCCGGTCGCCCCGCTCGAGATTCGGCAGCTGCGCCAACCGCGCCTCCTGGGGCTCCTCGTCGCCATTCTCTCCGTTCTCGCTCGGGCGGTCTTCGTAGATGTCGAGGAATCCTGCGAAGCGCAGGGCCGAGGCCGAAGCCTTGAGGTCATAGATCTGATGGGCCGCTTTGCCTTTGACGTCAATCACCCGGGTGTCGTACTCGGCGGCAGCCATCTGGGACCCGAGGAAGCGCTTCCATATCAGCGAGTACAGCTTGTACTGCTCCGTCGTCAGGTGCGAGCGGACCAACTCCGGAGTACGGGCCGGGTCGGTCGGGCGGATGGCTTCATGCGCCTCCTGGGCACCTCGCGAGCGGGTCCGATAGACCGGCGGCGATGGAGGCAGGTAGGCCTCGCCGAACCTGTCGGCGATCACGTTGCGCGCCTGTGCCTGAGCCTCCTCCGCTACATGCGTCGAGTCGGTGCGCATGTAGGTGATCAGACCGACCGAGCCCTCGTCTCCGAGATCGATACCCTCATACAGTTGTTGTGCCAGGGCCATTGTGCGACGGGCCGTGTATCCCTGGCGCCGGGAGGCATCCTGCTGCAAAGTGCTTGTGGTGAACGGAGGCGCCGGCCGTCGCGTGCGCGACCCGGAAGCCGCCTTGACCACGGTGTATTCCGCCCGGCGCATCCCGGCCAGGGCAGCCTCAGCGGCAGCCTGGTCCCCCAGGACGGGTTCGCTGCCATCGATCCGGGAAAGGCGTGCCCAGAAGGCCGGCGGCTTCCCCGGCTGAAGCAGGCTGGCGTCGATCGTCCAGTGCTCTTGGGGGACAAATCCCTCGATGGCCCGTTCACGATCGACGACCAAGCGCAAGGCGACGGACTGCACCCTGCCTGCGGACAGCCGGCTGCGCACCTTGGACCACAGCAGCGGACTGAGGCTGTACCCGACCAAACGGTCCATGATCCGCCGCGCCTGCTGAGCATCCACCAGATGCTGATCGATCTTCCGAGGGTGCTTGAAGGCTTGTTCAATAGCCGGGCGAGTGATCTCGTGGAATACAACCCGCTTCGCCCGGCTGGGATCGACTTCCATGGCATGCAATAAGTGCCAGGCAATCGCTTCTCCTTCGCGGTCGAGGTCGGTCGCCAGGAATAGCAGCTCGGCTCGCTCCGCCTCTGCCTTCAACCCCTTGACGATCTGCCGCTTCTCGTTGGGAACCCGGTACTTCGGCTCAAAATCCCTGTCGACGTCCACTGAGAGCTGAGACCGCAGCAAGTCCCGCACATGCCCGACCGAGGCCCGGACGGTATACTCTTTCCCCAGGAAGCGACCGAGCGTCTTGGCCTTGGTCGGCGACTCTACGACCACCAGCCAGCCCCGCCGCTTGACCTTGCGGGCCCGCTTGGCTGGCTTCTCCGTCTGCGGTGGCGGCTCCAGTCCTTCGTGAGCCGGCGTCCGGCCCATGCGGAACATCGTCGTCCCGCATACCGGGCAGGTTCCGCGGGTTGCGGCCGTGCCTCCGGCAGTGAAAACGGCCGCAGGCAAAGTGACCTCTCGTTTCTGCTTACACTTGACACAAAACGCTTCCACTCAACTCTCCCGCTACAGGTACTGCCGCAGTCCTCGTCTCTCCAGCTCACGCACCAGCTCGCGAACTCTCTCACTCATCGCTGCCGGGACAATCAGGACCACATCCGGTGTGTCGACGATCACCAGGTCGCGGGCGCCGAGCACTGCAACGAGCCGGTGGGACTCCTCGGCCTGATAGACCAGAGTCCCCCGGCAATCTTGCAGCAAGGCGCTCACGGCGAGATCGAGATTCCCATCCGGATCGGCCTGAACGACTTCGTGGAGGCGGTCCCAGCTACCGATGTCCTTCCAGCCCAGCCCGTCGGCCGGTAGCACGGCAACCTGTTCTGCTTTCTCCATGATGCCGTAG
This window encodes:
- the greA gene encoding transcription elongation factor GreA codes for the protein MDKREIFLTPQGAERLRAELEELRGPRRLELAARLRHAVQQGDLSENADYIIAKEEQGFLEGRIQELESVLRLAIIADGPREQGVVTVGSTVVVAEGDSPPETYQVVGVKEADPASGRISHESPFGAALMGRHAGETVPAATPAGEVLLRILEVR
- the topA gene encoding type I DNA topoisomerase, with amino-acid sequence MEAFCVKCKQKREVTLPAAVFTAGGTAATRGTCPVCGTTMFRMGRTPAHEGLEPPPQTEKPAKRARKVKRRGWLVVVESPTKAKTLGRFLGKEYTVRASVGHVRDLLRSQLSVDVDRDFEPKYRVPNEKRQIVKGLKAEAERAELLFLATDLDREGEAIAWHLLHAMEVDPSRAKRVVFHEITRPAIEQAFKHPRKIDQHLVDAQQARRIMDRLVGYSLSPLLWSKVRSRLSAGRVQSVALRLVVDRERAIEGFVPQEHWTIDASLLQPGKPPAFWARLSRIDGSEPVLGDQAAAEAALAGMRRAEYTVVKAASGSRTRRPAPPFTTSTLQQDASRRQGYTARRTMALAQQLYEGIDLGDEGSVGLITYMRTDSTHVAEEAQAQARNVIADRFGEAYLPPSPPVYRTRSRGAQEAHEAIRPTDPARTPELVRSHLTTEQYKLYSLIWKRFLGSQMAAAEYDTRVIDVKGKAAHQIYDLKASASALRFAGFLDIYEDRPSENGENGDEEPQEARLAQLPNLERGDRLDLLDLKSEQHFTQPPPRFSEASLVKALEDNGIGRPSTYAPILSTLQARGYVRREAKRLFPTEIGMTVNDLLVDHFPEIVDLGFTARMEAELDDVASGSREWTEVVRDFYTPFAEQLKQAIIDMPEVKAEPEILERACPLCGRPLLVRHGRYGKFIGCSDFPNCRHTEPWLEKIGVRCPKDGGDLIERRTRKGRTFYGCENYPNCDFTSWKRPVPGECGNCGGLLVVENRTHVACMACGTRYERSVVMPDEEAA